The Zalophus californianus isolate mZalCal1 chromosome X, mZalCal1.pri.v2, whole genome shotgun sequence genome window below encodes:
- the TSPAN6 gene encoding tetraspanin-6 isoform X1, whose protein sequence is MASPSRRLQTKPVITCFKSVLLIYTFIFWITGVILLAVGIWGKVSLENYFSLLNEKATNVPFVLIGTGTVIILLGTFGCFATCRASAWMLKLYAMFLTLIFLVELVAAIVGFVFRHEIKNSFKNNYEKILKQYNSTGDYRSDAVDKIQNKLHCCGVTDYRDWKDTNYYSEKGFPKSCCKLENCSPQRDADKVNSEGCFIKVMTIIESEMGVVAGISFGVACFQLIGIFLAYCLSRAITNNQYEIV, encoded by the exons ATGGCGTCCCCGTCTCGGAGACTACAGACCAAACCAGTCATTACTTGCTTCAAGAGCGTCCTCTTGATCTACACTTTCATCTTCTGG ATCACTGGTGTTATCCTTCTTGCCGTTGGTATTTGGGGCAAGGTGAGCCTGgagaattatttttcccttttgaatgAGAAGGCCACCAATGTCCCCTTCGTGCTCATTGGTACTGGTACTGTCATTATTCTGTTGGGCACCTTTGGCTGTTTTGCTACCTGCCGAGCTTCTGCATGGATGTTAAAACTG TATGCAATGTTTCTGACTCTCATTTTTTTGGTTGAACTGGTCGCTGCCATCGTAGGATTTGTTTTCAGACATGAG ATTAAGAACAGTTTTAAGAATAattatgagaaaattttaaagcagtatAACTCTACGGGAGATTATAGAAGCGATGCAGTAGACAAGATTCAAAATAAG ttgcatTGTTGTGGTGTCACCGACTATAGAGATTGGAAGGATACTAATTATTACTCAGAAAAAGGATTTCCCAAGAGTTGCTGCAAACTTGAAAATTGTTCTCCACAGAGAGATGCAGATAAAGTAAATAGTGAA GGTTGTTTTATAAAGGTGATGACCATTATAGAGTCAGAAATGGGAGTGGTTGCCGGAATTTCTTTTGGAGTTGCTTGCTTCCAG cTGATTGGAATCTTTCTAGCCTATTGTCTCTCTCGCGCCATAACAAATAACCAGTATGAGATAGTGTAA
- the TSPAN6 gene encoding tetraspanin-6 isoform X2 has translation MLKLYAMFLTLIFLVELVAAIVGFVFRHEIKNSFKNNYEKILKQYNSTGDYRSDAVDKIQNKLHCCGVTDYRDWKDTNYYSEKGFPKSCCKLENCSPQRDADKVNSEGCFIKVMTIIESEMGVVAGISFGVACFQLIGIFLAYCLSRAITNNQYEIV, from the exons ATGTTAAAACTG TATGCAATGTTTCTGACTCTCATTTTTTTGGTTGAACTGGTCGCTGCCATCGTAGGATTTGTTTTCAGACATGAG ATTAAGAACAGTTTTAAGAATAattatgagaaaattttaaagcagtatAACTCTACGGGAGATTATAGAAGCGATGCAGTAGACAAGATTCAAAATAAG ttgcatTGTTGTGGTGTCACCGACTATAGAGATTGGAAGGATACTAATTATTACTCAGAAAAAGGATTTCCCAAGAGTTGCTGCAAACTTGAAAATTGTTCTCCACAGAGAGATGCAGATAAAGTAAATAGTGAA GGTTGTTTTATAAAGGTGATGACCATTATAGAGTCAGAAATGGGAGTGGTTGCCGGAATTTCTTTTGGAGTTGCTTGCTTCCAG cTGATTGGAATCTTTCTAGCCTATTGTCTCTCTCGCGCCATAACAAATAACCAGTATGAGATAGTGTAA